A genomic region of Ktedonobacteraceae bacterium contains the following coding sequences:
- a CDS encoding PIG-L deacetylase family protein, translating to MSEQEQNKVALVIVAHPDDAEFGAAGTVAIWAREGWDVYYVICTDGAAGGPDDATDVGPAARRRDSEIRKNEQRAAGKILGLKDVVFLDYPDGLLEPTIGLRRDLVRVLRKYRPSRVIFQSPDRIWTPVLMIRRFHPDHLAAGRAAMAAIYPASQNPWDFPELLEEGLMPHKVTEIYIMGAPVVNHFVDISSVIDQKIEALLAHQSQFPGGADEIVKMIRKRSHDLGEKYGVEYAEDFHFTENK from the coding sequence ATGAGCGAGCAGGAGCAAAATAAAGTCGCGCTGGTAATTGTAGCGCATCCCGATGATGCAGAATTTGGGGCCGCGGGAACGGTTGCTATCTGGGCAAGGGAAGGCTGGGATGTCTATTATGTTATTTGTACGGATGGTGCAGCAGGCGGCCCTGATGATGCGACCGATGTCGGGCCTGCCGCGAGGCGCAGGGATTCTGAAATACGCAAGAACGAGCAGCGAGCGGCTGGTAAGATACTTGGACTAAAAGATGTTGTCTTCCTCGATTATCCCGATGGTCTATTGGAGCCAACGATTGGACTGCGGCGCGACCTTGTGCGTGTGCTGCGCAAGTACCGGCCATCGCGCGTGATTTTCCAATCGCCGGATAGAATCTGGACGCCTGTATTGATGATTCGCCGCTTCCATCCAGATCACCTGGCGGCGGGTCGAGCTGCGATGGCGGCAATTTATCCCGCGTCACAAAACCCATGGGATTTTCCAGAACTGCTGGAAGAGGGATTGATGCCGCATAAGGTGACGGAAATTTATATTATGGGCGCGCCTGTGGTCAATCACTTCGTCGATATCTCCAGTGTAATTGATCAAAAGATCGAAGCGCTGCTTGCGCATCAAAGCCAGTTTCCTGGCGGGGCCGATGAGATCGTCAAGATGATTCGCAAGCGGAGCCACGATCTGGGCGAAAAATACGGGGTAGAATACGCCGAGGATTTTCACTTTACTGAGAATAAGTAA
- a CDS encoding ABC transporter permease, with product MTTSTSQDVSLEIRTSARGGKKKPLSSSYTKARATLNATQRLLLVVPPVVLALLLLLGWYVSTTYGHVSNLILPAPADVFAALSDGLTAGWLLSNAWITIQESLLGFLLAVVVALPLGYGLAKSRLIAATVQPYLAAGQAIPAIVIAPILIIWVGYGLVPIVILCMLVVLFPMVITTELGVRSIDPALVDAARVEGASGWAMLARIEFPLALPAILAAVRTGLTLSITGALVGEFVSAGGTGLGGLLLQAQNQINTALLFATLIILAVLAALYYSSSWLLMKLAAMIY from the coding sequence GTGACAACCTCTACTTCACAAGACGTATCTCTGGAGATACGCACAAGTGCGCGCGGCGGCAAAAAAAAGCCATTGTCGTCGTCATATACGAAAGCGCGTGCCACTCTGAATGCTACCCAGCGCCTGTTGCTGGTAGTGCCCCCTGTTGTGCTGGCTCTACTTTTATTGCTGGGCTGGTACGTGAGTACGACGTATGGGCATGTTTCCAATTTGATACTGCCGGCGCCCGCGGATGTTTTCGCCGCGCTGTCTGATGGCCTCACTGCCGGTTGGTTGCTGAGCAATGCATGGATAACCATTCAGGAGAGCCTGCTTGGTTTCCTGCTCGCTGTCGTTGTCGCACTGCCGCTGGGGTATGGATTGGCGAAATCGCGCCTCATAGCGGCGACCGTCCAACCCTATCTGGCGGCGGGGCAGGCTATTCCAGCCATCGTGATTGCTCCCATCCTGATTATATGGGTTGGCTATGGCCTGGTGCCTATCGTCATCCTCTGTATGCTGGTTGTGCTGTTCCCCATGGTGATTACTACCGAACTGGGAGTACGGTCAATCGATCCTGCGCTTGTTGATGCGGCGCGGGTCGAAGGAGCGTCCGGCTGGGCAATGCTTGCTCGCATCGAGTTCCCGCTGGCGCTACCGGCTATTCTCGCAGCAGTGCGTACTGGATTGACGCTTTCAATTACCGGCGCGCTGGTAGGAGAATTTGTCAGCGCCGGCGGTACTGGACTTGGCGGTTTGCTGTTGCAGGCGCAGAACCAGATCAATACGGCATTGCTGTTCGCGACGCTGATCATCTTAGCAGTGCTGGCTGCCCTCTATTACAGCAGCTCATGGCTCCTCATGAAATTGGCAGCAATGATCTATTAA